A single genomic interval of Candidatus Binataceae bacterium harbors:
- a CDS encoding YciI family protein translates to MQYMLLIYHNEKNRMSPPDESKLLNEYMVFTQDIVKNGKFKAGDRLEPTSNATTVQVRNGKTVTTDGPFAETKEQLGGYYLVEAKDLDEALAIAARIPGAKHGSIEVRPIMQMNR, encoded by the coding sequence ATGCAATATATGCTGCTGATCTACCACAACGAAAAGAACCGGATGAGCCCGCCCGACGAATCCAAGCTGCTGAATGAATACATGGTATTCACGCAGGACATCGTGAAGAATGGCAAATTCAAGGCGGGCGACCGGCTCGAACCCACCAGCAACGCGACGACGGTGCAGGTGCGCAACGGCAAGACTGTGACCACCGATGGCCCCTTTGCCGAGACCAAGGAACAACTCGGCGGCTACTACCTGGTCGAGGCGAAGGACCTCGATGAGGCGCTCGCGATCGCCGCGCGCATCCCGGGCGCGAAGCACGGCTCGATCGAAGTGCGCCCAATCATGCAGATGAATCGTTAG
- a CDS encoding RNA polymerase sigma factor, whose translation MTSDVLEQLYRDEFGRIVASLIHLIGDFDLAEDAAQEAFTTAVEQWRREGVPQNPRAWIVGTARHKAIDRIRRQVRFGERRAELIRMLEQESAEAEGSPAKGAPADERLRLIFTCCHPALASEAQVALALRTLCGLTTEEIARAFLVPAATMAQRLVRAKRKIQAARIPYEVPSAALLPERLDAVLAVIYLVFNEGYAATHGDTVVRADLCSEAIRLGRVVSDLMPERSEARGLLALMLIQDSRRSARLNSDGEIVLLEEQDRTRWHSEQIREGLALVQAAMADAPAGPYTIQAAIASVHARAVRAADTNWREIEALYAHLMRLRPSPVIELNHAVAVAMASGPADGLRMIEALRAREDLETYHLMWAAHADLLRRLGRRAEAAESYRRALALVSAGPERRFLARRLAAVESQ comes from the coding sequence ATGACTTCCGACGTACTGGAACAGCTTTATCGCGATGAGTTTGGCCGCATCGTCGCGTCGCTCATTCATTTGATCGGCGACTTCGATCTCGCCGAGGATGCGGCGCAGGAGGCCTTCACCACGGCCGTTGAGCAGTGGCGGCGCGAGGGCGTACCGCAAAATCCGCGCGCCTGGATCGTCGGCACGGCGCGACATAAAGCGATCGACCGGATTCGGCGTCAGGTGCGTTTCGGTGAACGTCGCGCGGAGCTAATCCGGATGCTTGAGCAGGAGAGCGCAGAGGCCGAAGGTTCGCCGGCAAAAGGCGCGCCCGCCGACGAGCGCTTGCGGCTCATCTTCACCTGCTGCCATCCGGCATTGGCGAGTGAGGCGCAGGTCGCGCTGGCGCTGCGCACGCTCTGCGGCCTCACCACCGAGGAGATCGCGCGCGCTTTCCTGGTTCCGGCCGCGACAATGGCGCAGCGGCTGGTGCGCGCCAAGCGCAAGATTCAAGCGGCGCGGATTCCTTATGAGGTCCCGAGTGCGGCGCTTTTGCCGGAGCGGCTCGACGCCGTGCTCGCGGTCATCTACCTGGTCTTCAATGAGGGCTACGCGGCGACGCATGGTGACACGGTCGTGCGCGCGGATCTGTGCAGCGAAGCAATCCGCCTGGGACGCGTCGTGAGCGATTTGATGCCCGAGCGGAGTGAGGCGCGCGGCTTGCTCGCGCTGATGCTGATCCAGGACTCGCGGCGGTCGGCGCGGCTCAATTCTGACGGCGAAATCGTACTGCTCGAGGAGCAGGATCGCACGCGCTGGCATAGCGAGCAGATTCGCGAAGGGTTGGCGCTCGTGCAGGCCGCGATGGCCGACGCGCCGGCCGGGCCCTACACGATCCAGGCCGCGATCGCGTCGGTACATGCGCGGGCGGTGCGCGCCGCCGACACGAACTGGCGGGAAATCGAAGCGCTGTACGCTCATCTGATGCGGTTACGACCGTCGCCGGTGATCGAACTCAATCACGCAGTGGCCGTTGCGATGGCGTCAGGACCGGCCGATGGCCTGCGCATGATCGAAGCGCTGCGGGCGCGGGAAGATCTCGAGACGTACCATCTGATGTGGGCGGCGCACGCGGACCTCCTCAGGCGCCTCGGGCGTCGGGCGGAGGCGGCGGAATCGTACCGTCGCGCGCTGGCGCTGGTCAGCGCCGGACCCGAACGGCGCTTCCTCGCGCGTCGCTTGGCGGCAGTCGAGAGCCAATAG
- a CDS encoding heavy metal translocating P-type ATPase: MASSVGNETIAAPVIPEARVKDPVCGMTVNPATAKWRHDREGATYYFCGVGCMNKFIADPLKYTGAQSASSAHDHAQTPVAGVGAEYFCPMDPEVVSDRPGTCPKCGMALQARVSLDAEPPPDPELIDFTRRFWVNAVLASVIVALGMADLVPGMPLHRAFGAGLLNWIEFALATPVVLWGGAPFFVRGARSIANRHLNMFTLIALGIGVAYGASVAATIAPAAFPAGWNGSMAGAPVYYEAAAAIVALVLLGQVLELRARGRTGGLIRGLLGIAPKTARVVRPDGREEDLALAQVAVDDLIRVRPGEKVPVDGLVVEGRSALDESMITGEPLPVEKAQGDHVIGGTLNGAGGFLMRAERVGRDTMLAQIVRTVAEAQSSRAPIQRIADTVSGYFVPAVVAAAAVTFCVWALLGPAPRFPHAILAAVAVLIIACPCALGLATPMAVMVASGRGASAGVLVRNAEALERLATVDTLALDKTGTLTMGRPAVVTVEAADGVSVDEMLRLAASLERSSEHPLAAAVTAAAATRGLMLSPASDFAATPGQGARGVVEGHVIAVGSERFLGAEVVAGFAERAAALRARETVIFVAIDGKIAGLLGLADPIKPATPQALRALHDAGIRVVMITGDNRVTAAAVARELAIDEVHAEVAPVDKARVIRELRAAGRIVAMAGDGINDAPALVTATVGIAMGTGTDLAMQSAGITLVKGDLMGIVRARDLSRAFIRNVRQNLFFAFAYNALGIPVAAGVLYPAFGLLLSPMIASAAMSASSVSVIANALRLRRVAL; the protein is encoded by the coding sequence ATGGCAAGTTCGGTCGGTAATGAAACGATCGCGGCGCCGGTAATCCCAGAGGCGCGCGTCAAAGACCCGGTCTGCGGGATGACGGTTAATCCGGCGACGGCGAAGTGGCGTCACGATCGAGAAGGTGCAACTTACTATTTCTGCGGCGTCGGGTGCATGAACAAGTTCATCGCCGACCCGCTGAAATATACCGGCGCGCAATCAGCTTCGTCAGCCCACGATCATGCGCAAACGCCGGTTGCCGGAGTCGGCGCCGAGTACTTCTGCCCGATGGATCCGGAGGTCGTGAGCGATCGCCCGGGCACCTGCCCCAAGTGCGGGATGGCGTTGCAGGCGCGCGTCAGCCTCGATGCCGAGCCGCCGCCCGATCCCGAGCTAATCGACTTCACGCGGCGCTTCTGGGTCAACGCGGTGCTGGCGAGCGTGATCGTCGCGCTCGGGATGGCGGATCTGGTTCCTGGGATGCCGCTCCATCGCGCGTTTGGCGCCGGCCTGCTCAACTGGATCGAATTCGCGCTCGCGACGCCGGTGGTGCTGTGGGGCGGAGCGCCGTTTTTCGTTCGCGGCGCGCGCTCGATCGCGAATCGCCACCTCAATATGTTCACGCTGATTGCGCTCGGCATTGGAGTTGCCTACGGCGCGAGCGTGGCCGCGACGATCGCGCCGGCGGCGTTTCCCGCGGGATGGAATGGGTCGATGGCCGGCGCGCCAGTCTATTACGAAGCGGCTGCCGCGATCGTCGCGCTGGTGTTGCTGGGCCAGGTGCTCGAACTGCGCGCGCGCGGGCGCACCGGCGGCTTGATCCGCGGCTTGCTGGGCATCGCGCCGAAGACCGCCCGCGTCGTGCGGCCCGACGGGCGCGAAGAAGATCTCGCGTTGGCACAAGTCGCGGTTGACGACCTGATTCGGGTGCGGCCAGGCGAAAAGGTTCCGGTCGATGGCTTGGTCGTCGAGGGCCGGAGCGCGCTGGACGAATCGATGATCACCGGCGAGCCGCTGCCGGTCGAGAAGGCACAGGGCGATCATGTGATTGGCGGGACGCTCAATGGCGCGGGCGGCTTTCTGATGCGCGCCGAACGCGTTGGCCGCGACACGATGCTCGCGCAGATCGTGCGGACGGTCGCCGAAGCGCAAAGTAGCCGCGCGCCGATCCAGCGAATCGCCGACACGGTCTCCGGCTATTTTGTCCCCGCCGTCGTCGCCGCCGCCGCAGTGACTTTTTGCGTCTGGGCTCTGCTCGGTCCGGCGCCGCGTTTCCCGCACGCGATCCTCGCCGCAGTTGCGGTGCTGATTATTGCCTGCCCCTGCGCGCTCGGCCTGGCGACTCCGATGGCGGTAATGGTCGCGAGCGGGCGCGGCGCATCTGCAGGCGTGCTGGTGCGCAACGCCGAAGCGCTCGAACGACTCGCGACAGTTGACACGCTGGCGCTCGACAAGACCGGGACGCTGACGATGGGTCGGCCGGCGGTGGTCACGGTCGAGGCCGCCGACGGCGTCAGCGTCGACGAAATGCTCCGGCTGGCGGCGAGTCTCGAGCGTTCGAGCGAGCATCCGCTGGCGGCCGCGGTGACGGCGGCCGCCGCGACTCGCGGTCTGATGCTGAGTCCCGCCAGCGATTTCGCCGCGACACCGGGGCAGGGCGCGCGCGGTGTCGTTGAGGGACATGTGATCGCGGTCGGCAGCGAGCGCTTCCTCGGCGCCGAGGTCGTTGCCGGATTTGCCGAGCGCGCCGCCGCGCTGCGCGCGCGCGAAACGGTTATCTTTGTCGCGATCGATGGAAAGATCGCCGGCCTGCTCGGGTTGGCAGACCCGATCAAACCAGCAACGCCGCAGGCGCTGCGCGCGCTGCACGACGCCGGCATCCGCGTCGTGATGATCACCGGCGACAACCGCGTCACCGCCGCGGCCGTTGCACGCGAACTCGCGATCGACGAAGTTCACGCCGAAGTCGCGCCGGTGGACAAGGCGCGCGTGATACGCGAACTGCGCGCGGCGGGAAGAATCGTCGCGATGGCCGGCGACGGCATCAACGACGCGCCGGCGTTGGTGACGGCCACGGTGGGAATCGCGATGGGTACCGGCACCGACCTCGCAATGCAGAGCGCGGGGATCACGCTGGTCAAAGGTGATCTGATGGGGATCGTGCGCGCGCGCGACTTGAGCCGGGCGTTCATCCGCAACGTCCGGCAAAATCTCTTCTTTGCCTTCGCCTACAATGCGCTGGGAATTCCAGTCGCGGCCGGCGTGCTCTACCCGGCCTTCGGACTGCTGCTCAGCCCGATGATCGCCAGCGCCGCGATGAGCGCGAGCTCCGTCTCGGTGATCGCGAATGCCCTAAGGCTGCGTCGCGTCGCGCTGTGA
- the nthB gene encoding nitrile hydratase subunit beta, with the protein MNGVHDLGGMHGFGPVIAEPNEPVFHADWERRTFALALATMGGGHANVDEFRRVIERMEPAHYLASSYYEHWLHALESILTEKGVLRDGEIDAAINDRRLESVGGSGRVAASGDSDTALWSNPDAGAVRPSAAVALRHDPKFKARFKPGDRVIVRNLNPEGHTRAPRYTRGRRGVVHRDWGSFIFPDAHALGIRVKPQHCYAIQFAARELWGPSYPAGQRVYVDLWEAYIDFDAAAKSGLKRAAKAANEISAAKPKLRALRTRAATAPAKISKKIETAQPPAPRRGSSRARLQPAGKGKKRR; encoded by the coding sequence ATGAATGGAGTGCATGACCTGGGCGGCATGCATGGTTTCGGGCCGGTGATTGCCGAGCCGAACGAACCGGTCTTTCATGCCGACTGGGAACGCCGAACCTTCGCGCTGGCGCTCGCGACGATGGGTGGCGGACACGCCAACGTCGACGAGTTCCGGCGCGTGATAGAGCGGATGGAGCCGGCGCATTATCTCGCCTCATCCTACTACGAGCATTGGCTCCATGCGCTCGAATCAATACTGACGGAGAAGGGGGTGCTGCGCGACGGCGAGATCGATGCTGCGATCAACGACCGCAGACTTGAGTCCGTCGGCGGCTCCGGCAGGGTCGCCGCGAGTGGTGATAGTGACACGGCCCTGTGGTCGAACCCGGACGCCGGCGCCGTGCGGCCGAGTGCCGCAGTGGCGCTCCGGCATGATCCAAAATTCAAAGCGCGCTTCAAACCGGGTGACCGGGTCATCGTGCGCAACTTGAATCCTGAGGGGCATACGCGCGCGCCGCGTTACACGCGCGGCCGTCGCGGCGTCGTTCACCGCGATTGGGGGAGCTTCATCTTTCCCGACGCGCACGCGCTGGGTATTCGCGTTAAGCCCCAGCATTGCTATGCGATCCAATTCGCGGCGCGCGAGCTCTGGGGCCCAAGCTATCCCGCCGGGCAGCGGGTATACGTCGATCTCTGGGAGGCTTATATCGACTTCGACGCTGCCGCCAAAAGTGGGCTCAAGCGCGCGGCAAAGGCTGCGAACGAGATCAGTGCGGCGAAGCCGAAGCTCCGTGCTTTACGCACTCGGGCTGCCACAGCGCCAGCGAAAATCAGTAAAAAGATCGAAACAGCCCAGCCGCCAGCGCCGCGACGCGGCTCGTCGCGCGCGCGCTTGCAGCCGGCCGGGAAGGGAAAGAAGCGGCGATGA